A single window of Acyrthosiphon pisum isolate AL4f unplaced genomic scaffold, pea_aphid_22Mar2018_4r6ur Scaffold_13902;HRSCAF=14545, whole genome shotgun sequence DNA harbors:
- the LOC100569259 gene encoding tigger transposable element-derived protein 4-like has protein sequence MEKKRKLNVLSISDKVRLTQLVEKGDRKKCEIAKEFNIPPNTLSSIIKQKEKIMKFNYGNMKKMRMTPYLDIDKCLLKWFTQCRDKNIPLNGTILLEKANEYAQQLGHTNFKASSGWLTNWKKRHDVVFRTVCGEKASIDRHCCSNWIKNLPDVLTGYSTNDIFNVDETGLFFKCLPDKTLMLKGKECSGGKYSKERITIMIGSNMSGTEKPKLFVIGKAKKPRCFKGIKSLPVDYRSNKKAWITSSLFSEWLLNFDRKMKLENRKVLLFIDNCTAHNHDIELSSIKVHFLPPNTTSILQPMDQGVIQNFKMFYRKEIIR, from the coding sequence ATGGAAAAGAAGCGTAAATTAAATGTTCTTTCAATTTCGGACAAAGTTCGTTTAACACAGTTAGTTGAAAAAGGTGACcgtaaaaaatgtgaaatcgCCAAAGAATTCAATATTCCACCAAATACATTATCGTCAATTATTAAACAGAAAGAGAAAATAATGAAGTTCAATTAtggaaatatgaaaaaaatgaggATGACTCCTTATTTAGACATTGATAAATGTTTGCTAAAATGGTTTACTCAGTGTCGAGATAAAAACATACCATTAAATGGAACAATTTTACTTGAAAAAGCAAACGAATATGCACAACAACTAGGACACACTAATTTTAAAGCTAGTAGTGGATGGCTTACAAATTGGAAAAAAAGACACGATGTAGTTTTTCGAACTGTTTGTGGAGAAAAAGCTTCAATAGACAGACATTGTTGTTCAAATTGGATTAAAAATCTTCCTGATGTCTTAACAGGTTATTCtactaatgatatttttaatgtcgATGAAACGggcttatttttcaaatgcttaCCAGATAAAACATTAATGTTAAAAGGTAAAGAATGTTCGGGTGGAAAATACAGTAAAGAGCGCATTACAATTATGATAGGATCAAATATGTCTGGAActgaaaaaccaaaattatttgtCATTGGTAAAGCAAAGAAGCCTAGGTGTTTTAAAGGAATTAAATCTCTACCAGTTGACTATAGGTCAAATAAAAAGGCTTGGATAACTTCGTCATTATTTAGTGAGTggcttttaaattttgatagaaAAATGAAACTAGAAAATCGAAAAGTTCTACTATTCATAGATAATTGTACAGCTCATAATCACGATATTGAATTAAGTTCcattaaagtacattttttaccaCCTAATACAACATCTATACTTCAGCCCATGGACCAAGGCGTTATAcagaatttc